In Fragaria vesca subsp. vesca linkage group LG1, FraVesHawaii_1.0, whole genome shotgun sequence, the sequence AGTTGACTGTGTTTGCTGGGGCTGAAGAAGGTAGTATTGATTTTGAGGCTTGCCTTTCGCCTCAGACTCTGCAAGCTTTGGTGGAGGATGAAGAGTTCATGCAGAGTGTGGCTGTGTGAAATATTAAATTGTTACAAACTTTAGTTTGTTGTTCTTTCTAATACAATATTTGGTTCAATAAGGACGATTCAGTATCGATTAGATTACAATTTGTCATTTTCATTTGTACCTTCATTTTTTTTTTCTTTTCTTATTTTTAGTAATAAAACAAGAGCTGGAAATGCATAGTGCTCTCCGACCCAAATTTATTGAGAGAGAGAGAGAGAGAGAGAGAGAGTTTACAATCTAAAAGGGTGGCAAAATAGCAAAATTTTGACATCAAACTAAACCAATGCAGCTAACATAAAAGGAAATATAACCATCAAAACGAAAGTTTAGCTAGGGGGGTCAAGCTTATCTCTTTGATATAAGTCTAGAATGAAGTGATGAGGTTTGTACCACCAGCAATGATGCAAACACCGACACACCAATATTAGCAACAACATCTTAAACTTGATTACATCTCTTAAAAATCCAAAATTCATCTGAAAAATGCGATACAAACAGTTACGTCACGGTGGTCGTTATTGCCGCGAAACAAGATCACGCAGTGAAGCAGAATTTTTACCTTATCCATCCCATCTCTTGCAGACTGCTAGCTAGCTAGCTATTAAAAACATATCTTCCCTGTACAAATGATGCATGAGTTTGGGATTATTGGTCATCTATGACCACCCACTAAACACATGACATGTGTTTAAAAACTTAACTATAGTTAGTGTTAATAAATCAATAATTTTTAAATCAATTAATCAACTACTAATCAATTAATACTGATTGCTCTTACTCCCCTCTTTTCTCTCTCTCATTCCCCTCGTTTTCTCTCATCACCGTTCACCAGAACAGCAACATTGTATTGCTTGCAACTCGATGCCACCACACCCAACCGCCGAATCTCTTTCTTTTCCTTCACCAAAACGTTCCCAATTTTTCCATTTTGTTCTTCAACATACCCAAACGTAGATGATAAATTGCTGCATAGTTTAATTGTGTAGTTGAGGAGAAGATGAACATCTGAAATTGCAAAAAAACAGAAAAGAGATTGAACATCTGGGTTTGCAAATTTATAATTGGAATATGAATTCGGCGCGGGCGGCGCCGCGTTAGGAAACGTTGAAGAACCCGAACGGGTCGGCCGGCGGTTGGACCGTGCTGGGCGCGAATCCATTGACGACGGGAGTTTTGACCGGAGGAGCGGCAACGGTGATGAAATCGTTCCAATCGTCGTCGGAGGTGGCGAATTGACGTTGGGTGGTGGAGGGATTGGGATAGAATATGGCGGCAGAGAAGAAATTGAAGTCTCTGAACCCCTCGTCGTTCGCTATTGGAGTTCTGGTGGTGAGGGAGAGAGAGAGAGAGGGGGGAGAGAGAGTATCAGTATTAATTTATGATTTAGGAATTATTTTTTTATTTATTAACACTGACTACAGCTAATTCTAAAGAACCACTCACTGTAGTTAAGTTTTTAAACACATGTTATATGTTGGGTGGGTGATCGGCAAATTTGAATCCACAGCTCACTGCCTACTGCTATCCCTACAATATAGTCACACGTCCAAGAAGGATTTCGTAATATGGTAATATATGTGAAGCATAGAAACCAGTACCCCTCGTTATAATACAAAATTATTGATGAGATTCGATTTCATAGTGTAAGGTATTCATGAGTCATGGTCCAATAATAGTTGCCAGTACGTGTAGCATATCGTGTAATGGGCTATCAAAGCAGAAATCCCATGTGCTGTACTGTTCTTGGTACAATCTATAAGTTGCAGCAAACGGACCGGAGTCTCAGTCTTCCCAAATTAACATGGAGCACTTTCGATTTATATGTTCTACTACTGTGCAACCCTCGAGCCAAATTGATCAGCCTACTCTTAGAATTGAGTTAACACCTTGTGATCTGCAACTCATTGTGTTAGATTACATCCAAAAGGGCATTCTCTTCCACAAACCTCAATCCAATTACCCGAAAGATCCCAACAAGAGCTTACTCGAGCATCTAAAAGCCTCCTTCTCCCGCACATTGGACATCTTCTATCCCCTCGCCGGCCGTCTCGCCATAACTGAAAATGATCAAGATAACACAACCTCATTTTCCGTTGACTGCAACGGCGTCGGAGCCCAATTTGTCCATGCAGCCGCCGATGGTGTCACGGTGGCGGATGTCCTCGATCCTATTTTAGTTCCCGACGACATCGTTTACTCATTCTTCCCGTTGAATGGTGTTTTGAACTACCAAGGCACGTCCACGCCGTTGCTTGCAGTGCAAGTCACAGAGCTTGTTGATGGCATATTCATTGGTCTTAGTATGAATCACTCAGTTGTTGATGGTACGTCGTTTTGGAACTTCTTCAATACTTGGTCCGACATCTCTCGTTGCGGGAAAACTTCGCAGCCGGTGCCGATTTTCAGCCGTCAGTTTCTTGATGGCATAATTGATCTCCCGGTTCGCATACCTCACTTCCGGGACCAAATCCCTGCTGCAGAAAGTACTTCTTCTTTACCTCCAGTTCTCCTGCAACAAAGAGTGTTTCACTTCTCTAAAGAAAAAATTGCAGGGATTAAAGCTAAAGCAAATTCCCAAATGGGAACGAGCAAGATCTCATCCCTTCAAGCACTCTTGGGTCGTCTTTGGTTATCCATAGCCCGAGCTGAATGTCACAGTTCAGGCACTGACCAAGAGACTAAATACAAGATCTTAGTAGGGATGAGGCAGAGATTGAAGCCGCCATTGCCGGACCAATACCTCGGAAATGCGGTTCTATTTGGGGTAGTGAAGTCCACGGTAGGCAATCTGGTTGAGCAATAAGGACTAGGGTGGGCGGCTTGGGAAGTGAACAGGATGGTTGCTTCGCAGACGGAGCAGGAAGTGAAGAAGTTCTTGGAGGATTGGATGGAAAGTCCACAAGTGACAAATATTAGTGGTGTCGCAAATAGGATACTGCTGACAGGAAGCTCGCCGAGGTTCAATGTGTATTGTAATGATTTTGGTTGGGGAAGGCCTGTGGCGGTGAGAAGTGGCGCAGGGAATAAGTATGATGGGAAGTTGACGGTGTTTCCCGGGGCCGAGGAAGGAAGTATTGAGTTTGAAGCTTGCCTTTCTTCCGAGACACTGCAAGCTCTGGCTGAGGATGCAGAGTTCATGGACAGTGTGACCAAGTGACTTTCTCAGTTTCTCTTCTTCTTTAATTTCATTCTTAATTTGGTTATTCTGGATTGTTAGGGTCTTCAATTTTTTATCAAATTTTGTTGACCAAAAGATGTTGTGTCAAAAAAAAAAAAATGTTGTGTCACCCCTGACTAGCTCATGGACGACTGTACATTTATTTAATGTTATTGAACGAGTTAATGATTTCTGTTTTTCTTTGATTTTTGGTTGAGATGATCATTAAAGTTTGACAGAATGTATGACGGTTTAATCCTGAATTTACATTACCCAACATAAACATGCAAATATGATATAGGTTGGACGCAGGCATCCAATGCAAACCAGTTTGGATGAAAGTTTTTTTTTTTTTTTTGGTTTACATTTGGATGAAAGCTTTTTTCTTTAAGAATTAGTTAATATCTTTCGTACCAAAAAAAAAATAAAATATTAGTTAATATCTAGTGTTTGTCGGCTGCAGACTTCGATGATCACAAAACAAGGGCTCGAGGAGGCATCGAGATCGAAGGAGGGGACCTTCTCTTCTCCCTGTTTGGCTTTGGATCTTCTCCTCTAGATCAAGACCAGGAGGGATGGCTTTGAGGCATGGGCGGCCGCCAGAGGTGCTAGAGGTGGATGGGGTGCAGAACGATGTTTCAGCATCTACCTTCTTGGTATGGGTTTGGGTCTGGGTTCTTGGGCCAGCTGAGTCCTTGGGCCTAGGTTCAATCTTGGGCCATTAAGGGTGATGTCTTTTGTTTTAATTTAAATTGTTATAATCTCCAAGCCTAGTGCATACTAGGGTTAGTGATTTTTCTCCTAGGATAGTTTGTAACTTACTTGTGCCACAAATACGTGTTTATGACATGTAGGTTGCAGATGTCGTAATTAATTAAGAGATGCAGTTACTTTGGATTGTATTAAGCTACTTACCGTGAGTCGTTGTAATGAGCTGCATACTTGACAAGGAACTTGGATGTTTACCGGCTAAGTTATATATATTAAGAAGTACGTAGTCTCTAGCCGATTTCTTCATTCAGTCTTATGGCCCCTAACAATTATAGTGTCGTCATTTCAATTCGATCGATTGCTTCTCTTTCTTTCTCTTAACTTGTTGCAATTGTCGGATTGTTCATAAAGATTGGATCCAGTTGGAAATAATTGAAAATAATGTGCATGCTTTCGATTCTATCAGTCCCAATGATCATATCAACCTCATCATAATTATCTACACTACCAAATTACGGCTCCTTCAAATTGAAGCCAGTGTAAGAGCTAGGGAAAACCATGACTCAGATTCGGCAAATCTCCACTAGTACTGTCCGACCGACGAGTCATACTGGTCAGTTACTTCATAGAATCGAGTTGACTCCATGGGATCTTACACTCGTGAAATTTAGCTACATGCAAAAGGGGCTTCTCTTCCACAAATATCATTCATCAGAGAAAGAAGTGAACCACCAGATTGTTGAGATTGGTGATTCATTCTCATGCAACAAGGAACCATGTGATAGTTTTATGCATCAAATATAGACATGGGTGAATAGCTAGCTATGTCATAGCTGGGAACAAAGCTTTAAATAATGTTTGTGGAAATTGAAAGCTATGGAAGTCTTCTATGGTGCGCTTGCAGCAAATTGAATAGGTGGGAAGAAAAAGCCTTGGCTTTTTCACATGGTATGATTGTTGCCTATAAATACTTAAACAGGCTGCATGGAAACTCATTTGAAGCATGCAAGCAAGTTTGCATCGGACAAGCAATATAGAGCTTGTGGGTTGTGCATGAGAGTGAGAGAGAAAAAAGTGCTAATTAAGAGGGAAATTTTCTTAGGTGAGATATAGTGTGCTTGGGTATTTTATGAGTGAGGGTGTACAAGGGTTTTGGGATTTGGGATTTGGGTTATGAGATTTAACTCATGTATGTTGTACTAGTTTTATTCTCATAGTGAAAAAGCTATATCTTGGGGTGGACGTAGGCATGAAATTTGTCAAACCACGTTGAATCTCGTGTCAACTGTTTTTTCATCCCTGTTTGTTATTCTGCTTTATTGCAGTGTTGTTGGGTGTGTCTGTTTCTGAATCTCAGTTCGTTCATGGGGTTGAAATCCCAACACATATGAGCTTGGTCAAACACCTATTATCCTCACTTTCTCAAGCTTTGGTCTACCCACTTGCTGGCCAACTTTGAAAGTATGTTTAGGACCTATTTGCTGGTTTATTCCAATTTCAAGATCAATATAAATTGCAAGAAAATAAGAACACTAGATTTTAACTACAGTGTAAACCTTCCTCAAGGAAACCTCACTGCGAGACTTTATAGTAGTCCACACTCAAATCAATCCACTAAAAACAAATAGAATTACAGTTTCTATCAAGCAGTGATGTATAATACATTCACGTTTACTTGCACAAAAACTAGCTTGATCTTTTTACAACTGATCTTCCTATTTTACAAGAAATTAATCAAGTCTTGAACGAAGGAACTGAGCACTCCTTCTTAGCCAAATCACTGATCTCGGTCACTATAGAATGACAAATACAAGAGGAAAATGCAGCGCCGGTACCCCAACTTTGATGGCACGGTCAAAGTGGTACCCATACTTTAAAAACTATCAATGTGGTACCTAAACTTCTATTTCGCTACCAAGAAAAGGCTTGAGGCCAATTTCCGTAACTGTGCCGTTAGTTTGTTGACGTGGCTGACATAGGGCCCACCAAAAAAAGGTGCAATGACAAAAATAACCTTCTAACTCTCACCAAAACCGTTTTCCTTCTATAAGCTTTAAATTTGAATTTTCCTGAGTATCACATTGATTAGTACAGAAGAGTTTAGACACTGCTGCTGTGTTTATCTGCTGACAAGAAATATTATGCAATAGCTGGAAATGTAACATAGAAATTCAAACATAGAACTAAAAAGGGCTGTCAATATCACTGAATTAAAACCAACATCAACATGAGAAACATACTATACATCATAATTCAAGCTTAATTGGTTTCCAAAAACTCAAGGAACCACATTGTTTGCAAAAAATTGATTCCAAACCATGATGAAGTACACATTATGTTTCTCTAATTTAAAAGCCAACACATTCACTATGTAGAACCCCTTGCTGTATGATTTTGGCTGCTTTGAGTAGGAGGCTGTGTTGAAGTTGATGCACTACCATTTCCAGCAGAACTACCCGCCATTGCCAACTTCATTTTCTTCCATCCCGTTTTAGACTTTATGGCCTGGTCCTTAATAGGTCTTGATTCTTTGGGTGGGGCTGGTGCCCTTTGGACCTGTGGAACACAAACAAGACATTTCCAACACAATTCAACAACCATTTTTGGCTTCACACTTCAATAAGACATTTCCAACACAATGCAACAACAACATTATTTCCAACAGTTAACAAAACATTTCAGCAATAGTTGACTTCACAACAAGAACAACAATCAACAATCAACAATCACCACCAGATACATACCTTTACTAAGATGTCTAGACTCAACTATACAAAAGATTACTCCTAAAATCACTAAATATCCATAAGTCCACCCATTCCTTTACCCATGATGCATAGCATGCTATATGCAGACATGCATACTAATATGAATCAACACATATCTTGTACATGGAATCCAAATATCATCA encodes:
- the LOC101313360 gene encoding uncharacterized acetyltransferase At3g50280-like, coding for MEHFRFICSTTVQPSSQIDQPTLRIELTPCDLQLIVLDYIQKGILFHKPQSNYPKDPNKSLLEHLKASFSRTLDIFYPLAGRLAITENDQDNTTSFSVDCNGVGAQFVHAAADGVTVADVLDPILVPDDIVYSFFPLNGVLNYQGTSTPLLAVQVTELVDGIFIGLSMNHSVVDGTSFWNFFNTWSDISRCGKTSQPVPIFSRQFLDGIIDLPVRIPHFRDQIPAAESTSSLPPVLLQQRVFHFSKEKIAGIKAKANSQMGTSKISSLQALLGRLWLSIARAECHSSGTDQETKYKILVGMRQRLKPPLPDQYLGNAVLFGVVKSTVGNLVEQ